Within Psychrobacter sp. AH5, the genomic segment TAAGGCATATTCGGCGTTGAGAAATGACCTGTAGCGACTACCACATAATCAAACTCTTCAACTTCTTGCTCACCAGACTTGTGATTCATAACTGTCACGGTGAACTTTTTGGTGTCATCATCGAAAGTCACCCAGCGGACAGGGCATTCAAAACGAATATATTTTTGGATATCTTGCTTATCAATACGGCCCATGATGTAGTCTTTTAGCACTTCACGCGGCGGATAAGAAGGAATAGGTTCACCAAAGTGTTCTTCGAACGAATAATCAGCAAACTCTAAACATTCTTTTGGTCCATTAGACCATAAATAACGATACATACTACCGTGAACGGGTTCACCGTTTCTATCTAAACCGGTACGCCAATTGTAATTCCACATACCACCGATAGCGTTCTGTTTTTCATAACAAATAATTTCTGGCAAATCCTTAGCACCTGCTAAACGCGCCGCTTCAAAGGCACGTAATTGTGCCAACCCGCTTGGACCTGCTCCTAAAATAGCAATTCTTTTGTTACTCAAGATTTACTCCTGTTAAAATAGTTGAGCCCTATTATAACATATTTTCATGGATGAGGTTTTGGCAAGATATCGTTAGTAATCGATGGCGGTTTTTTGGAGAATTTGACTTATTAGCAGCAAACTCAGATCAAAGCTATTTAACTGACAATGGTTTATTATTTAGCACTATAAGTTAGCTATAGATATTGATAAGAGAGCTATAAAAAAGGTTAGATAAGGTCAGGAAACAAGGTGCGTAAGCCATTAACGATAATCTCGATAGAGACCGCGGCCAATAACATGCCCATAATTCGGCTCATGATATTGAGTCCAGTATCACCTAACAGACGACTGATACGCCCTGCGGCCATCAAGGCTAAATAACAAAAGATACTAATCAATAAACCGGCGATAATGATAGCGGATATTTGCAAAATACCAGAGACTTGAGAGGAGTAAATAATCACCGTTGAGATACCACCCGGACCAATCATCATGGGAATAGCTAACGGCACTACCGCCGCCGCTGTGGTGGGCGGTGAGTCTTGGACATGATCGACATCGAAGTTCTCTTGATCGGGTTTGACCGGGTTACCCTCGCCGTTCATCATATTTAGCGCGATTAAAAAGACTAAGATGCCACCTGCCAGCTGAAACGAGCCGATAGAGATACCCAAAGCCTTAAGTAACGTCTCACCTGCTACGGTAAAAAAGCTGATGGTGATAAAAATAGTCAAGCAAGCAATACGCGCCACTTTACGGCGGTTAATCATCGAATAGCCGCGAGTCAAATCCAAAAATAACGTCAAAGCGCTAAAGGGATTGATCAACACCATAAAAGCTAAGATAATTTTGATAATTTCAGTGTTCACTCAGCGCTCGCTTGTATAGTGAGTTCAATTTGACTTCCTCCCCGACTTAAAGGAACAGGAATTCCTACTAAAGACGGTC encodes:
- a CDS encoding MarC family protein, whose amino-acid sequence is MNTEIIKIILAFMVLINPFSALTLFLDLTRGYSMINRRKVARIACLTIFITISFFTVAGETLLKALGISIGSFQLAGGILVFLIALNMMNGEGNPVKPDQENFDVDHVQDSPPTTAAAVVPLAIPMMIGPGGISTVIIYSSQVSGILQISAIIIAGLLISIFCYLALMAAGRISRLLGDTGLNIMSRIMGMLLAAVSIEIIVNGLRTLFPDLI